The sequence GGCAGCTGGCGATGGTTGGACTGGCGAAGAACCTGCGAGCATCTTCGGCCTGGCATTCAACCTGATGTCCGTTTTAGCTTTTCAGCCGGCAGGCTGGCTGGGTTCAGCGCGTGAGGCCGAGCGTAGCGCGGCGGTTATCCATCACCGCTGCTTACGCCCGGCTTTTTTATGCCCGCCCCGAGCCGAAAGGGGCGCACAATTGGCCCGCAAATCGACTCGCGGCGCATGGCGGCCGTTTACGGCGCTACTCGCCTGGCTGATACTTTGGCATAGCAGTTGCTCGTAACACATTGAAAACGGGTGAACCACCCGTAATGACGGAAATTTGGCATGGCTAAGAAACAAGGACCTCCAGACGTAGCGAGTCCCGCAGCTCCGAGCGAAGGAAAGGGCAAGCTCAAGCTGATCATTCTGATCGTGCTCGGCTTGCTGTTGGCGGTCGGGCTGTCGGTCGGTGGCACCTTTTATTTCATGTCGCGAGGCGAATCCAAGCCACCGGCCGATGAAGCGGGCGAAGACCATTCGACGCCACAGCGACAGGTGGCGGTCTACGAGGTGCTGGCACCGGCGTTCATCGTCAACTTCGCCAATGCGGGCGGGCGTCAACGTTATATGCAGGTGAGCGTGGCCCTTATGTCGCGTGATCAGGCGGCGCTCGATGCGCTCAAGGAACACATGCCGCTGCTACGCAATCAATTGGTTATGCTGTTTTCCAGCCAGGAGTTCGCCACGCTGATGACGCCGGTCGGGCAAGAGATGCTTCGGCAAAAAGCGACCGCCAGCGTCCAGGAACTGGCGCAGAAGGAAATCGGCAAGCCTGCGATCGAGCAGGTGCTGTTCACCAACTTCGTATTGCAATAGGGGGCGTGTTAGATGGCTGTTCAAGACCTGCTCTCGCAAGACGAGATCGATGCGCTCCTGCACGGGGTTGACGACGGTCTGGTCGATACCGAAAGCGATGCCGAGCCGGGCAGCATCAAAAGCTACGACCTGACCAGCCAGGACCGCATCGTCCGTGGGCGCATGCCCACGCTGGAAATGGTCAATGAACGTTTTGCCCGCTACACCCGCATCAGCATGTTCAACCTGCTGCGCCGCTCGGCCGATGTGTCCGTGGGCGGAGTACAGGTGATGAAGTTCGGCGAATACGTTCATTCGCTGTACGTCCCGACCAGCCTCAATCTGGTGAAGATCAAGCCGCTGCGCGGCACCTCGTTGTTCATTCTCGACGCCAAACTGGTATTCAAGCTGGTCGACAACTTCTTCGGTGGCGACGGCCGTCATGCCAAGATCGAGGGGCGCGAGTTCACGCCGACCGAGCTGCGTGTCGTACGGATGGTGCTGGACCAGGCCTTCGTCGATCTGAAGGAAGCCTGGCACGCGGTGCTCGACGTCAATTTCGAGTACGTGCATTCGGAGGTCAATCCGGCGCTGGCCAATATCGTCAGTCCCAGTGAAGTGGTGGTGGTGTCGACCTTCCACATCGAGCTGGAAAGCGGTGGCGGCGACTTCCACGTCACCATGCCGTACTCGATGATCGAACCGATCCGCGAAATGCTCGACGCCGGCTTCCAGTCCGATGTCAGCGATCAGGACGAGCGCTGGATCAATGCGCTTCGTGAGGACGTGCTCGACGTCAAGGTGCCGCTCAGTTCGACGGTGGTGCGCCGCCAGCTCAAGCTGCGCGACATCCTGAACATGCAGCCAGGCGACGTCATTCCGGTGGAAATGCCGGAAGACATGATCATGCGTGCCAATGGCATGCCGACCTTCAAGGTCAAGCTGGGCGCGCACAAAGGCAACCTGGCCCTGCAGGTGCTTGAATCGGTCATGCGACCTCGTTGATTCAGCTCTAACCCATTTTCAGCCGGTCGAGGATTAGCGATGGCAGACGAACACGAACATACCTCCGCAGAAGAACAGGCGCTCGCCGACGAGTGGGCATCTGCGCTTGCCGAAGCGGGCGACGCCAACCAGGACGATATCGATGCCCTGCTGAACCAGGGGCCGGCAGCGAAACCAGCGCCGCCGCGTGCGCCGCTGGAGGAATTCGGTAGCGCGCCGAAATCGGCGGGCGTACCGGCTGGGCTCGAGGGTCCGAATCTTGACGTGATTCTCGACATCCCGGTGTCGATCTCGATGGAGGTCGGCAGCACAGAGATCAGCATCCGCAACCTGCTGCAGCTCAACCAGGGCTCGGTGGTCGAGCTCGACCGCCTGGCTGGCGAGCCCCTCGATGTGCTGGTCAACGGCACACTGATCGCTCACGGCGAGGTGGTGGTGGTAAACGAGAAATTCGGCATTCGCCTGACTGATGTGATCAGTCCGAGCGAACGCATCAAGAAGTTGCGCTGAGATGCGAGCTCTGGTCTTTCTCGGCCTGTTGCTGGCCCTGCCGGCGATGGCAGCGGAGCCCGCCGCGAGCATGAGCAGCGCTGGTATGGGCGCGCAGATGAGCAAGCTGTTGCTCGGCCTGTTGCTTGTGATCGGCCTGATATTCCTGCTGGCCTGGCTATTGCGTCGCGTGCAGCAACTCAATCCGCGTGGCAATCAGGCGATCAAGCTGATTTCCAGCCATGCGCTCGGCCCGCGTGAGCGCCTGGTGCTGGTACAGGTGGGTAGCGAGCAGGTGCTGCTTGGCCTGAGCGCCGGTCGCATCGCGCCGCTGCACGTGCTGAAGGAGCCGGTGCACCTGCCGGATGCCGAGCCGGCCAGCCCGGAATTTGCCCAGCGCCTGATGGAGTTGCTTGGCAAGGACCAGAAGGACAAGCCCTGATGCTTCGATTGTTGCTGGCGGTAGTGCTGGTGTTGGCCGCTCCGTTTGCCGTGGGTCAGGACGCCGGCTCGCTGATCGCCCAGGGCGATAACCCGTTGTCGATCCCGGCCATCACGCTGAGCACCGACGCGCAGGGACAGCAGGAATACTCGGTCAGCCTGCAGATCCTGCTGATTATGACGGCGCTGAGCTTCATTCCGGCGTTCGTCATGCTGATGACGAGCTTCACGCGGATCATCATCGTTTTTTCCATCCTGCGTCAGGCGTTGGGCCTGCAGCAGACGCCCTCGAACCAGATCCTGGTCGGGCTGACGATATTCCTCACGCTGTTCATCATGGCCCCGGTGTTCGAGCGGATTAACAACGAGGCCTTGCAGCCCTACCTGAACGAGCAACTGTCGGCGCCCGATGCGATCGCCCGGGCCGAGGTGCCGCTCAAAGGCTTCATGCTGGCGCAGACGCGCGAGAGCGACCTGGAGCTGTTCGTGCGGCTGTCGCGGCGCACCGATATCCAGACGCCGGACGCGGCGCCGCTGACGATCCTGGTGCCGGCCTTCGTCACCTCCGAACTGAAGACGGCCTTCCAGATCGGTTTCATGATCTTCATCCCGTTCCTGATCATCGACATGGTGGTCGCCAGTGTGCTGATGGCCATGGGCATGATGATGCTTTCGCCGCTGATCATTTCGCTGCCGTTCAAGATCATGCTGTTCGTGCTGGTTGACGGCTGGGGGTTGATCATCGGTACGCTCGCCAGCAGTTTCGGCACGCTGTAGTCCTGAGGGGAGAACGCGCATGACGCCCGAGGTTGCCGTTGATCTGTTCCGCGAGGCGCTGTGGATGACCGCGATGATCGTCGGCGTGCTGGTAGTACCTAGCCTGCTGGTCGGCCTGGTAGTCGCCATGTTCCAGGCGGCCACCCAAATCAACGAACAAACCCTGAGTTTTCTGCCGCGTCTGCTGATCATGTTGATGACGCTGATCTGGGCCGGGCCTTGGCTGGTGCGTGAGCTGATGGAGTACACCCAGAACCTGATCCAGAACATCCCGTTGATCATCGGCTGAACATGACGATCGCGGCCTGCTGTCGGGCGACACCCAGTGCTTGAGTTCAGCGATGCGCAGATCGGCGCATGGGTTGGGCAGTTCCTGCTGCCGCTGTTCCGCATCGCGGCGCTGTTGATGAGCATGCCGCTGATCGGTACCCAGCTGGTACCGATGCGCGTGCGGCTGTATCTGGCCGTCGCGATTGCCGTGGTGGTCGTGCCGGGCCTGCCTCCGGTCCCGGTGGTCGAGGCGTTGAGTGCCCAGGCGCTGGTGCTGATCGCCGAACAGATCCTGATCGGGGTGATGCTGGGCTTCGTGCTACAACTGTTCTTTCACGTGTTCATCGTCTCCGGCCAGATGCTGGCAATGCAAATGGGCCTGGGCTTCGCCTCGATGGTCGACCCGGCCAACGGCGTCTCGGTACCGGTGATCGGCCAGTTCTTCAATATGCTGGTGATCCTCCTGTTCCTGGCCATGAACGGGCATCTGGTGGTGCTGGAAATCCTCACGGAGAGCTTCACCACCTTGCCCATCGGGGGCTGGCTGGTCGGCACCAATCATTTCTGGGAAGTGGCCGGCAAGCTGGGCTGGGTGCTGGGCGCCGGTCTGCTGCTAGTGCTGCCGGCAATCACCGCGTTGCTGGTGGTGAACCTGGCCTTTGGCCTGATGACGCGGGCGGCGCCACAACTGAATATCTTCTCCATCGGCTTTCCGTTGACCCTGGTGCTCGGCCTGATCATCGTCTGGATCGGCATGGCCGACATCCTGGCCCAGTACCAGACCTTCGTCAGCGAGGCGCTGGCAATGCTGCGCGAATTGATCGGGCTGCGCTGATGCAGTCGCTCTCCATACGGCGTTCGGAGGCCATGCATGGCTGAAAGCGAAAGCGGTGCCGACAAAAGCGAGGAACCCACGGAGAAACGTCTCCGAGAATCTCGCGAGAAAGGTCAGTTGGCCCGCTCCCGTGAACTGAACACGGTGGCGGTGACATTGGGCGGTATCGGCGGGTTGCTGGCTTCCGGCGGTAGCCTGGCCGGCAGCCTGATGGCCATCATGCAGGGTAGCTTCGACCTGAGCCGCGAGACGCTGCTGGATGAAGGGGCGATGGTCCGGCTCCTGATGAGCAGCGGCATGATCGCACTGGAAGCCATCATGCCGCTGCTGATCGTGTTGCTACTCGTCTCCATCATAGGGCCGATCTCGCTGGGTGGCTGGCTGTTCTCGGCCAAGGCGATGGCGCCCAAGTTCAGCCGGATGAATCCGGGGCCCGGTCTCAAGCGAATGTTCTCGACCAAGGCGCTGGTTGAGTTGCTCAAGGCGCTAGGCAAGTTCCTCGTCGTGCTGCTGGTGGCCCTGGCGGTGCTCGGCGCTTACGAAGACGACCTGCTTTCGATCGCCAAGCAGCCTCTGGATCTGGCCATCATGCACAGCGTCAACGTGGTGGGTTGGTGTGCGCTGTGGATGGCCTGCGGGCTGATCCTGATCGCGGCGGTGGACGTGCCGTTCCAGCTCTGGGACAACAAGCAGAAACTGATGATGACCAAGCAGGAAGTCCGCGACGAATACAAGGACAGCGAGGGCAAGCCGGAGGTTAAATCGCGGATTCGTCAGTTGCAGCGCGATGCCGCCCAGCGCCGGATGATGCAGGCGGTACCGGAGGCCGACGTGGTCATCACCAACCCGACCCACTTCGCCGTCGCGTTGAAATATGACGGAAGCAAGGGCGGCGCGCCGATGCTGGTGGCCAAGGGAGGCGACTTCGTTGCGCTGAAGATTCGCGAGATCGCCAACGAACACAAGGTGACCGTGCTCGAATCCCCGGCGCTGGCGCGGGCGGTGTATTACTCCACCGAACTGGATCAGGAAATCCCGGCCGGGTTGTACCTCGCCGTGGCGCAGGTACTGGCCTATGTCTATCAATTGCGCCAATACCGATCCGGCAAAGGCAAACGTCCTGATCCGCTGGGCAATCTACCGATTCCGCCGGATCTACGGCGGGATGAATAGCTGAGAAACCGAAAAAAGCGCTGGAGGCTGGAGGTTAAGCCTGTTGGAGACGCGCCCCGCGGCGAACTCGGGCTTGCGGCCCGCTGAAAAGCCAAAAGCTTCGCCCCGGGCCGGGCCTCCCACAAAGACGCGATGGGTGGGGCTTTACTAGAATGGGCGTTGCCTGAGCCTGTCACAGGCGCGCCCCGCGGCGAATGCGGGCTTGCGGCCCGCTGAAAATCCAAAAGCTTCGCCCCGGGTCGGGCCTCCCACAAAGACGCGATACGTGAGGCTTTACTCCGAGATGGGTCGAAGCCTGAGCCTGTTGGAGGCGCGCCCCGCGGCGGACTCGGGCTTGCTAGCCGCTGAAGAGCCAAAAGCTTCGCCCCGGGTCGGGCCTCCTACAAAAAAAGCAGTGCGTCAGGCTTTGCTCCTTGGTCGAAGCTGTTTCCAGCCTCCAGCCTCCAGCCTCCAGCCTCCAGCCTCCAGCCTCCAGCCTCCAGCTGCTCTTATTCGATCACCCCGCAGGCTACCCGCGCGCCGCCGCCGCCCAGGGGCTGTGGATGGTCGGAGTGGTTGTCACCGCCCTTGTGGACCATCAAGGCAAGCCCCTTGATATCACCGAGGCTCTTCAGGCGGGGCGCCAAAACCGGCTGGTTGGCTTTGCCGTCGCTGTCGACCATCAGCGCCGGGAGGTCGCCCATGTGACCCTCGCCCCAGGGCTCGCCATGTTTGCCGGTGTTCTTCGGATCCCAGTGGCCGCCCGCGGCGCCGGCGGCGATGGTTTCGCCATCCTTTTGCGCCGGTTCGCAGCTGCCCTTGGCGTGGATATGGAAACCATGCGCGCCGGACTCCAGGCCGGACAGGTCGGGGCGGAACACCAGTCCGTACTGGCTGCTCTCGATCTTGACCGTGCCGACGGACTCGCCGATGCCTTCGGCCGTTACCGCCTTGACCGGCACGCTGAGGGTTTCGGCTTGCAGGCCTATGGCCGTGCAACCGGCGAGGGCTGCGATGATCCACTGTTTCATGGCAAGACTCCTGTAAGGTAAAAATTCAATGCCGCAAGGGCATCGCTTCGATGTGTCGCCTTCCAAGCGATGCCACTTGGGTGAGACTGCGCGGTTCCCGGTCGGTTCGTGCAGCCGCTCTGCCTCCGGCGTTCGGCTGCGAGGCGGCCAGTCGCGAAGTTGGACCCCTTCTTGCTATAGCCCCGGCAGGGCGCGTTTTTGCGTCAATTCTTTGTTCTGTTCTGTCGGGGTCTTCGTGGATCGCACGCAACTCATCAATATTCGCAATGGCCTGACGGGCGCAGGTCGCGGCAACCTGGGCGTGCCGCTGCTGCTGCTGGTGATGATGGGCATGATGATGCTGTCGGTGCCGCCGTTCCTGCTGGACCTGCTGTTCACCTTCAACATTGCCTTGTCGATCGTCGTGCTGCTGGTCAGCGTCTATGCGCTGCGGCCGCTGGATTTCGCCGTATTCCCGACGATCCTGCTGGTGGCGACGCTGATGCGGCTGGCCCTGAACGTCGCTTCGACGCGCGTGGTGCTGATTCACGGGCACGACGGCGGATCGGCCGCGGGCCACGTGATCGAGGCATTCGGCAACGTGGTGATCGGCGGTAACTACGTCGTCGGTATCGTCGTGTTCGCGATCCTGATGATCATCAACTTCGTCGTGGTCACCAAGGGTGCCGGGCGAATCTCCGAAGTCAGCGCGCGCT comes from Stutzerimonas stutzeri and encodes:
- the flhB gene encoding flagellar biosynthesis protein FlhB, which translates into the protein MAESESGADKSEEPTEKRLRESREKGQLARSRELNTVAVTLGGIGGLLASGGSLAGSLMAIMQGSFDLSRETLLDEGAMVRLLMSSGMIALEAIMPLLIVLLLVSIIGPISLGGWLFSAKAMAPKFSRMNPGPGLKRMFSTKALVELLKALGKFLVVLLVALAVLGAYEDDLLSIAKQPLDLAIMHSVNVVGWCALWMACGLILIAAVDVPFQLWDNKQKLMMTKQEVRDEYKDSEGKPEVKSRIRQLQRDAAQRRMMQAVPEADVVITNPTHFAVALKYDGSKGGAPMLVAKGGDFVALKIREIANEHKVTVLESPALARAVYYSTELDQEIPAGLYLAVAQVLAYVYQLRQYRSGKGKRPDPLGNLPIPPDLRRDE
- the fliO gene encoding flagellar biosynthetic protein FliO, translated to MRALVFLGLLLALPAMAAEPAASMSSAGMGAQMSKLLLGLLLVIGLIFLLAWLLRRVQQLNPRGNQAIKLISSHALGPRERLVLVQVGSEQVLLGLSAGRIAPLHVLKEPVHLPDAEPASPEFAQRLMELLGKDQKDKP
- the fliQ gene encoding flagellar biosynthesis protein FliQ codes for the protein MTPEVAVDLFREALWMTAMIVGVLVVPSLLVGLVVAMFQAATQINEQTLSFLPRLLIMLMTLIWAGPWLVRELMEYTQNLIQNIPLIIG
- the fliL gene encoding flagellar basal body-associated protein FliL → MAKKQGPPDVASPAAPSEGKGKLKLIILIVLGLLLAVGLSVGGTFYFMSRGESKPPADEAGEDHSTPQRQVAVYEVLAPAFIVNFANAGGRQRYMQVSVALMSRDQAALDALKEHMPLLRNQLVMLFSSQEFATLMTPVGQEMLRQKATASVQELAQKEIGKPAIEQVLFTNFVLQ
- the fliM gene encoding flagellar motor switch protein FliM — its product is MAVQDLLSQDEIDALLHGVDDGLVDTESDAEPGSIKSYDLTSQDRIVRGRMPTLEMVNERFARYTRISMFNLLRRSADVSVGGVQVMKFGEYVHSLYVPTSLNLVKIKPLRGTSLFILDAKLVFKLVDNFFGGDGRHAKIEGREFTPTELRVVRMVLDQAFVDLKEAWHAVLDVNFEYVHSEVNPALANIVSPSEVVVVSTFHIELESGGGDFHVTMPYSMIEPIREMLDAGFQSDVSDQDERWINALREDVLDVKVPLSSTVVRRQLKLRDILNMQPGDVIPVEMPEDMIMRANGMPTFKVKLGAHKGNLALQVLESVMRPR
- the fliP gene encoding flagellar type III secretion system pore protein FliP (The bacterial flagellar biogenesis protein FliP forms a type III secretion system (T3SS)-type pore required for flagellar assembly.) — encoded protein: MLRLLLAVVLVLAAPFAVGQDAGSLIAQGDNPLSIPAITLSTDAQGQQEYSVSLQILLIMTALSFIPAFVMLMTSFTRIIIVFSILRQALGLQQTPSNQILVGLTIFLTLFIMAPVFERINNEALQPYLNEQLSAPDAIARAEVPLKGFMLAQTRESDLELFVRLSRRTDIQTPDAAPLTILVPAFVTSELKTAFQIGFMIFIPFLIIDMVVASVLMAMGMMMLSPLIISLPFKIMLFVLVDGWGLIIGTLASSFGTL
- the fliN gene encoding flagellar motor switch protein FliN, giving the protein MADEHEHTSAEEQALADEWASALAEAGDANQDDIDALLNQGPAAKPAPPRAPLEEFGSAPKSAGVPAGLEGPNLDVILDIPVSISMEVGSTEISIRNLLQLNQGSVVELDRLAGEPLDVLVNGTLIAHGEVVVVNEKFGIRLTDVISPSERIKKLR
- the sodC gene encoding superoxide dismutase family protein, which encodes MKQWIIAALAGCTAIGLQAETLSVPVKAVTAEGIGESVGTVKIESSQYGLVFRPDLSGLESGAHGFHIHAKGSCEPAQKDGETIAAGAAGGHWDPKNTGKHGEPWGEGHMGDLPALMVDSDGKANQPVLAPRLKSLGDIKGLALMVHKGGDNHSDHPQPLGGGGARVACGVIE
- the fliR gene encoding flagellar biosynthetic protein FliR — translated: MLEFSDAQIGAWVGQFLLPLFRIAALLMSMPLIGTQLVPMRVRLYLAVAIAVVVVPGLPPVPVVEALSAQALVLIAEQILIGVMLGFVLQLFFHVFIVSGQMLAMQMGLGFASMVDPANGVSVPVIGQFFNMLVILLFLAMNGHLVVLEILTESFTTLPIGGWLVGTNHFWEVAGKLGWVLGAGLLLVLPAITALLVVNLAFGLMTRAAPQLNIFSIGFPLTLVLGLIIVWIGMADILAQYQTFVSEALAMLRELIGLR